One window of Carassius auratus strain Wakin unplaced genomic scaffold, ASM336829v1 scaf_tig00215808, whole genome shotgun sequence genomic DNA carries:
- the LOC113095931 gene encoding ubiquitin carboxyl-terminal hydrolase CYLD-like, with protein MERNEEGQECYFIVVKRSKKGLSRGSIGRADAETAAGDLIGMVYGRGGSARSSGMVKKQDTYPLTRHQAQLLLSVSPTSRRLELLYNIQLFTAICALAQDDLVVVKHKKDLQPCLVKNLIQLGKKDKPGVLQKLGFELDLVETERDILSKKSTPLSFFSAADIVQVAPSHLNTRQPLRDSGDLGLKQKTVSHINSMTALNSHNSEKQSILLNTDVSSSIHALSHYSLEVGSMAEVISLNGQTMYGVIRWIGVPEGKKNCWAGLELDNEVATCSDGTFGTKRYFTCEGSEALYVPLTNCKPDSRFLFIPNEIPKPLEPPSVTLLEDLTEDVPPVAEQDVLSRLVGRMKGIQGHFNSCYLDATLFSLFTSSTAFNRMFNRSADTEEGISHILRWDIVNRLRRSGFVPAESVMKFRKQLGCKSFATEEKDPEEFITLLLKHVLHIEPLLKIRSHGDSAQDAYTHQIIVEKNQVRAVPSVQQLLEMSFVSSNLKFEENPSCLIVQMPRFGKKFKMFPKIIPSTELDITDILNCSPKECFLCGHLAEYECVQCLTDHKLQPGKIKQFCSTCNTQVHIHPSRKEHTPHKLTVPDHLPEDAPIQRHQMQLFAVLCIDTSHYVSFVKYGPNQRSWIFFDSMADRCGDDNNGYNVPVIRSCPEVGDFFSQSEEEISKADVSQCSELVRRLLCDSYMCLYQRTELAETFVMC; from the exons ATGGAACGGAACGAGGAAGGTCAGGAGTGCTACTTTATTGTAGTGAAGAGAAGTAAGAAGGGCTTGTCTCGTGGGTCTATTGGGCGCGCGGATGCGGAGACAGCAGCAGGAGATCTCATAGGAATGGTTTATGGACGAGGTGGCAGTGCCAGGAGCAGTGGCATGGTGAAGAAGCAGGACACATACCCACTCACACGCCATCAAGCTCAGCTACTTCTGTCCGTTTCTCCTACCAGCAGGCGGCTGGAGCTCCTGTACAACATCCAGCTCTTCACTGCAATCTGTGCTCTTGCTCAGGATGATCTTGTAGTGGTCAAACACAAGAAGGACCTTCAGCCATGCCTCGTCAAAAATCTGATTCAATTAGGCAAGAAAGACAAACCCGGAGTCTTGCAGAAGCTTGGATTTGAGCTGGACTTAGTG GAGACTGAGCGTGATATTTTGTCGAAGAAGTCTACCCCTCTTTCCTTCTTCAGTGCAGCTGACATTGTCCAGGTGGCTCCATCACATTTAAACACCAGGCAACCGCTGAGAGACAGTGGTGATTTGG gtttaaaacaaaaaacagtgtcTCACATCAATTCCATGACAGCTCTCAATTCACACAATTCAGAAAAGCAAAGTATCTTATTAAACACGGATGTATCCAGCTCCATTCATGCCTTGTCCCATTATTCTTTGGAGGTGGGGTCCATGGCAGAGGTCATATCTTTGAATGGACAGACCATGTATGGGGTGATCAGATGGATTGGAGTTCCAGAGGGAAAGAAAAATTGCTGGGCAGGACTTGAACTG GACAATGAGGTGGCAACTTGTTCAGATGGGACATTTGGTACAAAGCGGTATTTCACATGTGAAGGAAGCGAAGCTTTGTATGTGCCTCTGACAAACTGCAAACCAGACAGCAGATTTCTGTTCATCCCGAATGAGATCCCGAAACCACTTGAACCTCCCTCAG TCACACTTCTGGAAGATTTAACTGAAGATGTTCCCCCTGTTGCTGAGCAAGATGTTTTGTCTCGTCTGGTTGGCAGAATGAAGGGAATCCAAGGTCACTTCAACTCCTGCTATCTAGATGCCACTCTCTTTAG TCTCTTCACATCATCCACAGCTTTCAACAGAATGTTTAACAGATCAGCAGATACAGAGGAAGGCATTTCACACATTTTAAGATGGGACATTGTGAACCGTTTACGCAG ATCAGGCTTTGTTCCAGCAGAGAGTGTGATGAAGTTTCGTAAACAGCTGGGCTGCAAATCTTTTGCTACAGAGGAGAAAG ATCCAGAGGAGTTCATCACCCTACTACTAAAGCATGTTTTACACATAGAACCATTGCTCAAAATCAG GTCACATGGAGACTCGGCACAGGACGCCTATACACATCAGATCATTGTAGAGAAGAATCAGGTGCGAGCTGTGCCTTCAGTTCAGCAGCTGCTTGAGATGTCTTTTGTGTCAAGCAATCTAAAGTTTGAAGag aatccATCATGCCTTATAGTTCAGATGCCACGGTTTGGAAAGAAGTTCAAGATGTTCCCTAAAATCATTCCCTCGACAGAGCTGGACATCACAGACATCTTGAATTGTT CTCCCAAGGAATGTTTTCTGTGTGGTCATCTTGCAGAATATGAGTGTGTCCAGTGCCTGACGGACCATAAGCTCCAACCAGGCAAAATTAAGCAGTTTTGCTCCACCTGCAACACACAG GTTCACATTCATCCCTCCCGAAAGGAACATACACCTCACAAACTTACAGTTCCAGATCATCTTCCTGAAGATGCACCTATACAGAGGCACCAGATGCAGCTGTTTGCAGTCCTCTGTATAGACACCAGCCATTATGTGTCTTTTGTCAAATATGGGCCTAACCAACGGTCCTGGATCTTTTTCGACAGCATGGCTGACCGATGCG GTGATGATAACAATGGCTACAATGTTCCCGTGATCAGGTCTTGTCCTGAGGTCGGAGACTTTTTTTCCCAATCTGAAGAGGAAATATCCAAAGCAGATGTGAGTCAGTGCAGTGAGCTGGTGCGCCGACTGCTGTGTGATTCATACATGTGTCTATATCAGAGAACAGAGCTAGCAGAGACATTTGTGATGTGTTAA